The window CAtcgccccgccccgcgccgccgctgccccacaGGCGCGCGCCCTGGGCCGGGGAACGGCAGGGGCGACTCCTCCGTGAAGGTGAGTAGGTGACCGTGCGGGCAAGGACGAGGCAGCTGCTGCCGACCGCGACGATGGGGTGAGCAATGGAGCCGGCGAACCGGCGAATGTGGCAGAGGGGCGCGCGCCACCGTCCGCCACGCCGGGCAACCACGCCGAGCCGCTGCGCCGCAGGGCGTCCCGCCaggccaccgcccgccgccgcgccgccacgagcACCGCGCCGAGATGGCCGCCgagccgcggaggaggagaacGGAAGAGGAGAAGGCGCCACGGAAGAACCGCCGCGTCTAGCTGGCCTCTGCGTAGCCGCGTCGAGCCGGCGGGCCTCTCTCGGCCGCGCGACCCGGCgtggcgcctccgcctcgcgtgGCCTGGGTCGCGCAagagcgccgccggcgactgCCGCGCCTGGCCGCGGCTCACCCTCCACCTGCCCGCCGGCCAAGCCCTGGCCTGGCACCACGGCCGCAAGGGGCGCAGCGCTGCGCAGCTCTACGCGGCTAGCCGGCCGGCTCCCACGCGGCTGAGGctttcacatttcatttttGAATCCATcattttaattaggcacatgtCGGTATtaaaaaaagaggaaagaacACCTTAAATTAGCCAATTGATCCAAATGTGCAACAATCATATCCTTGCTTATGAGTTGTTATCCTTGTTAGTAATAATTTGTTACTGGTGCTCCCATGTCCTAAGAAATAAGGATATCTGAATTGTTTCAGTTGTGCAAGGGAATCTATAGAATGCATTTCCATCTCCCTTTCCTCAGTTCTATCTAATTTTGGTTATGTACTGACACATATCTCCACTAGAAAGCACGGAAGGCCCTTTGGCTTCTTTTCCTGGAACTGAACAGTTTTCAGGTCTACAGATCAGTTGAAGGAGATGGCCTGGCAAGGGAAAGATCCATCTACAGATTTCAGGTCTTTCCTCCGTTCATAACAATGTGTGCACTTTACCAAGCCATTCATTTGTTAAATTTCAAATGTGTGACCATATGTTCTGTTGAATTTACAGAGGTGGTGGTTTTATATCTTTGGAGAATTTACTGTACTTCTCTAAGAACTTTCCAGTGAGTAAAAAATCACTTTTACTGTTACATTTGTATAGGGATGAAATCTTACAGAGCTGATGTAGTTTAGGCTTTTATCCCGAAAGGCCTTTCAGGCTGATAGTCTGACTGAACCGAATAGTTGGTGGTTGTCAACATAGCTATATTCTTACAAATTTAGAGGACTTCAGTGAGCCCAACTGACTTGCATGTTTTCTTAGAAACTCACTGCAGCTAGCTAGGGCCAGTTAATTTTTTTGCAATTACCTTCAGTAAGGGTACAACACATTCATCTCAACATTTCTGCAATGTCAGGCTATGCGTCCCGTGGCTTTAAATGTTATTTATTGAGCTTGAGCTCAAAAGGATCTAAAGGATTCGCATAGTTTACATGTTTCTTGGAATTTCACTGAAACTCTGCCTTCTTCCTACTGTGGCAATTGAACAGGCAATGATCCATTCATGATTTCATTAAATGAAGAAAGGATCGATAATTTATCTTTTAGATGCTGTAAAGATGTTATATTTGTCCAGCTATGCTGCATTATGTAATTAGAAAAGAACAACAGGAAATCCAGTTACCACCACTATGTTGAACTACGTCCTTTTAAATTGGGCCCCAAATTCAACACAGTGAGTCCCTTTCTCTGCAGAAATCCTTCCAGGAACTCTTTGTAAGAAGAATGGTGATAGAGAGTTGTGGGAATATCCCTTTGCTGTAGCTGGTGTAAATATTACATTCATGCTAATTCAGTTGCTTGATCTTGAAGCAGGTTTGTTTGTCAAACTTTTCAGCATTTCTTATTATGTTGATCCGAACTGTGAAAGTAGTTTGGCAATCTTCATGAACAACTGTAATCTGAAGTTGGTGTTGCTACAGCTAAGCCAAAGTCATTGATTGGAGCAGTGTTCCTAAATCTACTTAAAGGTATGTCATTCTTTTACTGTTACATTTGTGTAGGGATGAAATCTTACAGGGCTGATGTAGTTTAGGCTTTTATCCCGAAAGGCCTTTCAGGCTGACAGTCTGACTGAATCGAATAGTTGGTGGTTGTCAACATAGCTATATTCTTACAAATTTGGAGGAATTCAGTGAGCCCAACAGACTTGCATGTTTTCTTAGAAACGCACTGCAGCTAGCTAGGGCCAGTTAATTATTTTGCAATTACTTTCATTAAGGGTACAGAAATCCATACAGCATTATAGGCGTAATGTTTAACACCTGTGTGAGGCCCTCTAGAGATATACATATATTATTAGCTTTTAATAGAAGCTGGGTAAGAGCAATCATGTTTTCACAATTACCTCCAGGTAGGACCATCTGACCTTTTTTCCAGAAAATGATCGAGCATTTGACATTTTTTACTGCATAACTTTCAAATTATAAATGATCAGAAATGGCTGGACATGCACGCCAGTTACATGGATTTACTATAATAGATGCTTTGCAATTTACACAATGTCAAATTATTTCTGAACCGCCCCAAACCAAAAAATTAGTTATACTTGTGGTCAAAACAAGACATAGCAAGTTAACACTCTTAGGTACATATAATATCATGGTAGCAGGCAAATTCTCCATGGATGGCAACAAGGAACACACAGGCAAGTGCCTGCATATAGGCAAGGAAGGGGTTGGCGTCCACACTCGTGAGCATTATCCATATGGTGCCAAGTGTTCTTCTGTAATAACTAAATCAAAAAGCTTCTTTAAACTACTGTCAGCTGTGTATTGTTTGCTTCTAATTGTCATGTATTCTCATGCATACCATTTGCTTATTGAAATGGATTACTGCAGGTTACATTGGCAGATGAACTATACATCTACAAAAAGTACCATTATTCATAATATGAtgatgagtaaattgcatggaATGGCTGACGACGGTAGTTTTACATGCAATTATTTTCAATCACCTCATTTTCTCAGTTATACAGCCTTTTAAATTTGCAAAACACAGACTCACAAACTTTTAATCCTAATTCTATGGCCTGCCCACTGGCCatacgcggcaacgccgcgTCCATTTCTAGTGATTCTTATTTCCCTATTCTCTTAGTAGGAGAAGAGCGAAATAAACGAGGCCGGAAACGACCACGGTCCGGCGCCGGTGGTGGAGCAGAACAGAGCAAGCAGCCAGAGGCGGGCCCAAGTGAAAGCAAGGGTATTCACTTGAATACTCATtatttttttccaatttttttgtAGATATTGTATTTCTCAAGTgtataaataaaaaatgaaaaacaatCACCACAACAGCATGATAGGCTCGGAAATTAGTGTTAATTGGTGCATGACAGTCAACGCCGTGACGGCATAAAACGGGGATATGTGCGGAAGATATGACTTCAAGTGATCTTTATATCACGTCGTCTGCCTTTCCAGGTGCTGTCGTCTGGCTGTCGCGCGACGTCGTGATGGTTGTCTGCCACCTGTTGTCGTCGCTTACCGCTGCTGCCGCTTTGCCGACTTCGAGCGCGAGTCGTGATTGTGTGAAGATGAATAGGCAACAGCTAACACTCAAACTCAAGGACAACAGGGAAAACAACTTACATTTGGATCGGCTAAGAGCAACTCCGGCAGTAGCAGCCCTTAAATCAAACCCTCCAAGTGCCAAATGAGGATGCCTCTATTTTTTAGAGGCCTCTAAATTTACTCAACTCCAACAATAGCTCTCAATTCTAACTTGTGATAGAGGGCTCCTTAGAGACCCACTAGGAATGGATGAAGGATGAggaaatttggaggcattcttGAAATAGAGGGTCTAGTAGAGAGTCTGCTAGAGTATATCTTTTTAGTTTTATTTTCTAAATTTGAGATATGAGTCTGTTTAAAAGATCTGCTGGAATTGTTTTTAAAAACAAGACATAACCTAGTTAATAATTATTAAGCTAATAAGATTAATTGTGGTGGATTGCAGACAAATTTTGGAGCCCTCAGAAAATAGGGCCCTGTGCGACCGCACGACCTTTCCACCCAGCCCTGATGACAATATTTCCTTACTTTCACGGTCGCCGGCGGCTGCCCAGCGATGAGGCTCTCCGCACTCGTCGTTCTCTAAATTCACTCTCTAAACAGAATATTTTTGtctggtcatcgagattctcttctctataTCCAGTTTCGCTGCATCCGTTCACTCTCTATATCTCTACTCTATAACAACTACCAGCACGGGACCCACTTGGCAggattattttttttcctttccccttcttcctccctctctctccccttccgTCCCTCCACtccccgtctctctctctcccgcagcctctctctctccctgctccctccccgCGCCACGGCCATGggtgcgcccctcctccctccccctgctccctccccacgccggccatgggcgccccctcctccctcgtaCGGTCGcgccgggcgcggcggagctcgaactCCCTCGCGctgccgcggcggagctcgcgagTGGGGGCCAGCCCGGCGCATCCCCTGCTCCCCGGCCCCTCCACCGCAGTGGCGgtcctcccctgctcccctgctctgccgggcggaggccgcggcggccgggcgcgccGTGCACCGGGGGCGGCGTCGAGGCCGGCCCCCGGCGTCGGGTCGGGGCGCGCACGGCGGCCACCGCCCCGGCTCCCTCCGCTCACGTCGGCACCTCCTCCCGGCCACTCCTCCCCGACCTCCTCATTCCCCCTCCTCCCAGatcccagcggcggcggcggaggccgtggCCGCGAGCACCGCAGGGGCGCATGGCCCTACCCCCCGGCGAGCGGCCCGGCCTCCCTCGCCGAGCGGCCACGGCGAGGCGGGGCCATcgccggcgctcctcctccccctcccgctCCGGCGACCAGATCCAGGCGCCGCCGGTGGaggggccgcggcgggcggaATGGCCGCGGCGTGCacgagctgcggcggccggcgagccgagCGAGACGGCTGCGCGCGCGGCAAGGCGGGCCTGCTCGAGCTCGTAGGCCATGGCGGGCCTTGAgctcgggccgcggcggcgccctcgagctgcggcggcgcgcgcgaggaACGGCCCTGGCGGGGACCAGGGGCACGACGCCGTGGAGGAGCAGCTGGGGTGGTTGGAAGGAATGGCGCGAGGTGCCGGGGCCCACGCCACGTCGGTGCGTTGCGAA is drawn from Panicum virgatum strain AP13 chromosome 1N, P.virgatum_v5, whole genome shotgun sequence and contains these coding sequences:
- the LOC120653810 gene encoding uncharacterized protein LOC120653810 — its product is MLIQLLDLEAAKPKSLIGAVFLNLLKGKFSMDGNKEHTGKCLHIGKEGVGVHTREHYPYGAKCSSVITKSKSFFKLLSAVYCLLLIVMYSHAYHLLIEMDYCRLHWQMNYTSTKSTIIHNMMMSKLHGMADDVGEERNKRGRKRPRSGAGGGAEQSKQPEAGPSESKGAVVWLSRDVVMVVCHLLSSLTAAAALPTSSASRDCVKMNRQQLTLKLKDNRENNLHLDRLRATPAVAALKSNPPSAK